One window from the genome of Penaeus monodon isolate SGIC_2016 chromosome 4, NSTDA_Pmon_1, whole genome shotgun sequence encodes:
- the LOC119572201 gene encoding uncharacterized protein LOC119572201 — MKALVLCIFLASCLAAEMPPGTEDLTRVAMDVAAQVEGEVPPPGPEPREELPQEEEAEPEKLRIYIVPHTQRPRVPQRPVVPFPLARFNTPFYGTPYPRPLAQPLVVPADQNLFRTHLPQVTGEAKGEGELVMEHPLARVVYLNTPTYSPHYVFDPLQGQVTQSQYFIDKKSCLNTPVAAFCLTKPVLNI; from the exons ATGAA GGCCCTAGTATTGTGTATTTTCTTGGCTTCATGCTTGGCGGCAGAGATGCCCCCAGGCACCGAGGACCTCACTCGGGTCGCCATGGACGTTGCCGCACag GTTGAGGGCGAGGTGCCTCCGCCGGGCCCAGAACCGCGCGAGGAGCTCCCACAGGAAGAGGAGGCTGAGCCCGAAAAACTTCGCATATACATCGTTCCGCACACCCAGAGGCCTCGCGTTCCTCAG CGTCCAGTGGTTCCCTTCCCTCTAGCAAGGTTCAACACGCCCTTCTACGGCACGCCGTACCCGCGCCCCTTGGCCCAGCCCTTGGTGGTTCCGGCAGACCAGAACCTCTTCCGCACCCACCTTCCGCAGGTGACCGGCGAGGCCAAGGGCGAAGGCGAGCTGGTCATGGAGCACCCGCTGGCCCGCGTCGTCTACCTGAACACGCCCACTTACAGCCCCCACTATGTCTTTGACCCTCTGCAGGGTCAGGTCACGCAGTCGCAGTACTTCATTGACAAGAAGAGCTGCCTCAACACCCCCGTGGCGGCCTTCTGTCTCACCAAGCCCGTGCTGAACATCTAA